Proteins encoded in a region of the Armatimonadota bacterium genome:
- a CDS encoding VWA domain-containing protein has product MATFIWPSMLWGLLLLPLLVLLYRRLLRRPPPHPLTYSTAELLRLAAVPSAWRRHLAAALFLLALFAVILTLARPTLPLPVPADRAAIILALDISGSMRSQDIAPNRLEAAKRAAEAFLEATPDRVRVGLVVFAGFSSLLSPPTTDHGRLAELIAGLGVARRTAIGEGLLEAVAALPGRARPGPDGALPPLPPAVPPGIVVLMSDGRSNTGIDPLEAARLAARQRVTVYTVGMGARSASDNWWSSGWTIGGPVDEETLEAVASITGGTYHHASSADELHGIYRRLARQVAWERRPTEVSATTAGAAALLLIGAGLLSWLLVPLRP; this is encoded by the coding sequence ATGGCGACCTTCATCTGGCCCTCGATGCTGTGGGGGTTGCTCCTCCTTCCGCTGCTGGTCCTGCTCTACCGCCGCCTGCTCCGCCGACCTCCGCCGCACCCCCTCACCTACTCTACGGCCGAACTCCTGCGGCTGGCCGCCGTCCCATCCGCGTGGCGACGCCACCTCGCCGCGGCGCTCTTTCTCCTTGCGCTGTTCGCCGTCATCCTCACCCTGGCGCGCCCCACCCTCCCGCTGCCGGTTCCGGCGGACCGCGCCGCGATCATCCTGGCCCTGGACATCAGCGGCAGCATGCGCTCCCAGGACATCGCCCCCAACCGGCTGGAGGCGGCGAAGCGGGCGGCGGAGGCGTTCCTGGAGGCCACGCCCGACCGCGTCCGGGTGGGCCTGGTGGTCTTCGCCGGATTCTCGTCGTTGCTGTCGCCGCCTACCACCGACCACGGGCGGCTGGCCGAGCTGATCGCCGGCCTGGGCGTGGCCCGCCGTACGGCGATCGGCGAAGGCCTCCTCGAAGCAGTCGCCGCCCTGCCCGGGCGCGCCCGGCCCGGTCCCGACGGCGCGTTGCCGCCGCTGCCGCCCGCCGTCCCGCCGGGGATCGTGGTCTTGATGTCGGACGGCCGCAGCAACACCGGCATCGATCCCCTGGAGGCGGCGCGCCTGGCGGCGCGCCAGCGGGTGACGGTCTACACCGTTGGCATGGGCGCCCGGTCCGCCTCGGACAACTGGTGGTCCAGCGGGTGGACCATCGGCGGCCCCGTGGATGAGGAGACGCTGGAGGCCGTGGCCTCGATCACGGGCGGCACCTATCACCACGCCTCCTCCGCCGACGAGCTGCACGGCATCTACCGCCGGCTGGCCCGGCAGGTCGCGTGGGAACGCAGGCCGACCGAGGTCTCGGCGACCACCGCCGGGGCGGCGGCGCTGCTCCTGATCGGGGCCGGCCTGCTGTCGTGGCTGCTCGTCCCGCTCCGCCCGTAG
- a CDS encoding LysE family transporter — MSELLGIAATWWLISLSGILMPGPVSAIAISEGTRRGAIAGPLITAGHAAAEIVMLAVLAVGLTQVLKQSVVVGLIGVLGGAVLGWMGWGILSTARSDPTAPTAPVPGVGAAHLAVVRAGVLTTVGNPYWLLWWLTVGASYFVLFSRFGWLALVVVFYAGHTVLDLAWNSFLAVVVGSGRGRIPPAVYRIILGVCGVFVMAMSAYFLISGVRFLRGP, encoded by the coding sequence ATGTCTGAGCTGCTGGGGATCGCGGCGACCTGGTGGCTGATCAGCCTCTCCGGCATCCTCATGCCGGGACCGGTCTCGGCGATCGCCATCTCGGAGGGGACGCGCCGCGGGGCGATCGCCGGCCCGCTCATCACCGCGGGGCACGCCGCCGCGGAGATTGTCATGCTCGCCGTGCTGGCGGTGGGACTGACGCAGGTCCTGAAGCAGTCCGTCGTGGTCGGCCTGATCGGCGTTCTGGGCGGGGCCGTCCTGGGGTGGATGGGGTGGGGGATCCTGTCCACCGCGCGGTCCGACCCCACGGCGCCCACCGCCCCGGTGCCCGGGGTGGGCGCGGCGCACCTCGCCGTGGTCCGGGCCGGCGTCCTGACCACCGTCGGGAACCCCTACTGGCTGTTGTGGTGGCTGACGGTCGGGGCCAGTTACTTTGTGCTGTTCAGTCGCTTCGGCTGGTTGGCCTTGGTCGTGGTCTTCTACGCCGGGCACACGGTGCTGGACCTGGCCTGGAACAGCTTCCTGGCCGTGGTCGTGGGGTCCGGACGCGGCCGGATCCCGCCCGCGGTCTACCGGATCATCCTCGGCGTCTGCGGGGTCTTCGTGATGGCGATGAGCGCGTACTTCCTGATTTCCGGGGTGCGGTTCCTCCGCGGTCCGTAG
- a CDS encoding DUF2269 family protein, translating to MTAYTLLKFLHVLLAIAAVGANITYGLWLARAAREPRHLEYVLRGVKVLDDRVANPSYALLFVTGAAMIYVGDLSWTTPWLLASLVLYAVVLLLGLLGYTPLLRRQIALLSAGGPASPEYRTAERRARLVGTALAVLVVAIVFLMVVKPGLW from the coding sequence GTGACGGCCTACACTCTGCTCAAGTTCCTGCACGTGCTCCTGGCGATCGCCGCCGTGGGAGCGAACATCACCTACGGGCTGTGGCTGGCCCGCGCGGCCCGCGAGCCCCGGCATCTGGAGTACGTCCTGCGCGGGGTGAAGGTGCTCGACGACCGGGTGGCCAATCCCAGCTACGCGCTGCTGTTCGTGACCGGGGCGGCGATGATCTACGTCGGCGACCTCTCCTGGACGACGCCGTGGCTGCTGGCCTCCCTCGTCCTGTACGCCGTCGTCCTCCTGCTGGGACTGCTCGGCTACACGCCGCTCCTGCGCCGCCAGATCGCCCTCCTCAGCGCCGGCGGACCCGCCTCGCCGGAGTACCGGACCGCGGAGCGGCGGGCGCGCCTGGTCGGCACGGCGCTCGCCGTCCTGGTCGTCGCCATCGTGTTCCTCATGGTGGTGAAGCCGGGCCTGTGGTGA
- a CDS encoding TRAP transporter fused permease subunit, with protein sequence MIRTLSRAWDVAAQLLLGGVSLYYLWLAWYGVASLQYYRGVAVLFSFVAPLLLYRGWRRAPERAPHAVDLLLAAGAVVGVAYWILEHEAMAYRAGAYTSVDVWMGVVVTIVAIEAARRVLGWSMALCAIIPIAYALFGQYLPPIVGHRGFTLRRVIEYVYLTSDGIFGIMAEVLASFIIPFVVFGAFLQRAGVGKFFIDLSLAVFGRIAGGPAQAAVLSSALLSTINGSPVANTVTTGSITIPLMKRAGFPPHIAAAVEGAASTGGMILPPVMGAGAFIMAEMTATPYAQIVKIAAIPGILFFVSVGTMVYLESRKLGLRGLHAHEVPRARATLQEGWYLFLPIVVLVGLLLRGFSPERSAVYAILSAVAVSWVRPQTRMGPRAVWQALVDGARSSLFVAALTGAVGVLIGVLALTGIGIRFSYIVVALAGGKLWLTLLLIAVSTLVLGLALPITATYLIVAVIAVPVLRELGVPLLVGHMIVFWLALDSNITPPVALGPFAAAAIAGADPMKTGWNCFRFAKIIYVMPVLFAYTHLLLNGTPAQNAAAVVAATLGTLIFSAVSTAQLIIRTTLVEWLALAAATLLAFLPTPLAWTAALMLFGVVVISQRRRAAGAIRMVQPLAAEQPGSEGSA encoded by the coding sequence GTGATCCGCACGCTCTCGCGGGCCTGGGATGTCGCCGCGCAGCTCCTCCTGGGCGGTGTCTCCCTGTACTACCTCTGGCTGGCCTGGTACGGGGTGGCCTCCCTGCAGTACTACCGCGGCGTCGCGGTGCTCTTCAGCTTCGTCGCTCCCCTGCTGCTGTACCGGGGATGGCGCCGCGCCCCGGAGAGAGCCCCGCACGCGGTGGATCTCCTCCTGGCGGCGGGCGCCGTCGTCGGCGTGGCCTACTGGATACTGGAGCACGAGGCCATGGCCTACCGGGCCGGCGCCTACACCTCGGTGGACGTGTGGATGGGCGTCGTGGTGACCATCGTGGCCATCGAGGCCGCCCGGCGAGTGCTGGGCTGGTCCATGGCGCTGTGCGCCATCATCCCCATCGCCTACGCCCTCTTCGGCCAGTACCTGCCGCCCATCGTCGGCCATCGGGGGTTCACGCTGCGCCGGGTCATCGAGTACGTCTATCTGACCTCCGATGGAATCTTCGGCATCATGGCCGAGGTGCTGGCCAGCTTCATCATCCCCTTCGTGGTCTTCGGCGCCTTCCTGCAGCGGGCCGGCGTGGGCAAGTTCTTCATCGACCTGTCGCTGGCCGTTTTCGGACGGATCGCGGGCGGTCCGGCGCAGGCGGCCGTGCTCAGCAGCGCGCTGCTGAGCACGATCAACGGGAGCCCGGTGGCCAACACCGTGACGACCGGATCGATTACCATTCCGCTGATGAAGCGGGCCGGCTTTCCCCCGCACATCGCCGCCGCGGTGGAGGGGGCGGCTTCCACCGGCGGGATGATCCTTCCGCCGGTCATGGGCGCGGGAGCGTTCATCATGGCCGAAATGACGGCCACCCCCTACGCGCAGATCGTGAAGATCGCGGCCATCCCGGGCATCCTCTTCTTCGTCTCCGTGGGGACGATGGTTTACCTGGAATCCCGCAAGCTCGGACTGCGCGGCCTGCATGCGCACGAGGTGCCGCGGGCCAGAGCGACCCTGCAGGAAGGCTGGTACCTCTTCCTGCCCATCGTCGTCCTGGTCGGCCTCCTGCTGCGGGGATTCTCTCCTGAGCGCTCGGCGGTCTACGCGATCCTCAGCGCGGTGGCGGTGAGCTGGGTCCGCCCCCAGACGCGCATGGGCCCCCGGGCCGTCTGGCAGGCGCTCGTCGATGGCGCCAGGTCGTCGCTGTTCGTGGCCGCGCTCACCGGCGCGGTGGGCGTACTCATCGGCGTCCTGGCCCTGACCGGGATCGGGATCCGCTTCTCGTACATCGTGGTCGCCCTGGCCGGAGGGAAGCTGTGGCTGACCCTGTTGCTGATCGCCGTCTCGACGCTGGTCCTGGGGCTGGCCCTGCCCATTACCGCGACCTATCTGATTGTGGCCGTGATTGCGGTGCCGGTGCTGCGGGAGCTGGGGGTGCCGCTGCTCGTGGGGCACATGATTGTCTTCTGGCTGGCCCTCGATTCGAACATCACGCCCCCCGTGGCGTTGGGGCCGTTCGCCGCGGCGGCCATTGCCGGCGCCGATCCGATGAAGACCGGGTGGAACTGCTTTCGGTTCGCCAAGATCATCTACGTCATGCCGGTCCTTTTCGCCTACACGCACCTGCTCCTCAACGGCACGCCGGCGCAGAACGCGGCGGCGGTCGTGGCGGCCACCCTGGGGACGCTGATCTTCTCCGCGGTGAGCACAGCGCAGCTCATCATCCGGACCACGCTGGTCGAGTGGCTGGCCCTGGCCGCGGCCACGCTGCTGGCGTTCCTGCCCACCCCGCTGGCCTGGACGGCAGCGCTGATGCTCTTCGGCGTCGTGGTCATTTCGCAGCGCCGGCGGGCGGCCGGTGCGATCCGGATGGTCCAGCCCCTGGCCGCAGAACAACCCGGCTCAGAGGGGAGCGCTTGA
- a CDS encoding alpha/beta fold hydrolase has product MTADANIQAAIAHWAPRFVAQGVDYNDFVRTTALLQQWEEWLEAWCRTAATHVALAREAEDRARPITAGEAYVRAALCFHFANFLWFVDLDRHRAAAEEAVASLYAAHRLLDPSAQRIEASLEGARMVANLRRPAGGGRPPLVLLLPGLDSTKEEFFHWEQVFLARGMATLSLDGPGQGETGYTTTIRPDYEVAVTAVLDALAGRDDIDLRRVGAVGVSLGGYYAIRAAAFEPRIAAAVAISGPYNFGECWPSLPELTREAFRHHCGAQRAEEARVRASDLDLAPVLPHLRSPLLVIAGRQDRLIPPVQAERTAAEAPDAELVMYPEGNHVCNNIPYKYRPLAADWIGEQLRAPRTGPRTS; this is encoded by the coding sequence GTGACGGCTGACGCCAACATCCAGGCGGCCATCGCGCACTGGGCGCCGCGTTTTGTGGCCCAGGGTGTGGACTACAACGACTTCGTCCGAACCACGGCTCTTCTCCAGCAGTGGGAGGAGTGGTTGGAGGCGTGGTGCCGCACCGCGGCGACACATGTGGCGCTGGCGCGCGAGGCGGAAGATCGCGCACGCCCGATCACCGCCGGCGAGGCCTACGTCCGCGCCGCCTTGTGCTTCCACTTTGCCAACTTCCTCTGGTTTGTGGACCTGGACCGGCACCGCGCCGCGGCGGAGGAGGCCGTGGCCAGCCTGTATGCCGCGCATCGCCTCCTCGACCCGTCCGCGCAGCGGATCGAGGCGTCCCTGGAAGGGGCGCGGATGGTGGCCAACCTGCGCCGGCCGGCGGGCGGCGGGCGGCCGCCGCTCGTGCTGCTCCTGCCCGGATTGGACTCCACCAAAGAGGAGTTCTTCCATTGGGAACAGGTCTTTCTGGCCCGCGGGATGGCCACGCTGTCCCTCGACGGCCCGGGGCAGGGCGAGACGGGATATACGACGACGATCCGACCGGACTACGAGGTGGCCGTGACGGCCGTCCTCGATGCGCTGGCCGGACGGGACGACATCGACCTCCGCAGAGTCGGCGCCGTCGGGGTGAGCCTGGGAGGCTACTATGCGATCCGGGCCGCCGCCTTCGAACCGCGGATCGCGGCCGCGGTGGCGATCAGCGGGCCGTACAACTTCGGGGAGTGCTGGCCGTCGCTGCCGGAGCTGACCCGGGAGGCGTTCCGGCATCACTGCGGCGCACAACGCGCGGAGGAGGCGCGGGTGCGGGCGTCCGACCTCGACCTCGCGCCGGTGCTCCCGCACCTGCGGAGCCCCCTGCTGGTGATCGCCGGCCGACAGGATCGCCTCATCCCCCCGGTCCAGGCGGAACGGACCGCGGCCGAGGCCCCCGACGCGGAGCTGGTGATGTACCCGGAGGGCAACCACGTCTGCAACAACATCCCCTACAAGTACCGTCCCCTGGCCGCGGACTGGATCGGTGAGCAGCTTCGCGCGCCGCGGACGGGGCCACGGACGTCGTGA
- a CDS encoding xanthine dehydrogenase family protein molybdopterin-binding subunit: MSVSGSGWIGRPVRRREDGRYLRGEATYVADIALPRMAHVAFVRSPHGHAVLGPIATARALTLPGVLGVFTAGDLADRLRPVPPNVVEGATVAPVPHPPLASGRVRYVGEPVAAVVADTPAAAEDALEAVDVEYAPLPVVTDPQRALEGAPPVHDAVPDNVLLRWSRTGGDPDRAFAAAATVVRQTFRIPRVAAAPIEARGAVAAYDPGADLLTVWCSMQDPHRPRHQLSRALGRPEDRIRVIVPDVGGAFGSKGSLPVEIAVLAALAIRLGRPLRWIESRRDNLLGSYQGRGLDAEMEMALDGEGRILAVRARLVADLGAYLFPATPVPSLTTGMLLVGAYAIPHASVEVVGVATNKVPTGPYRGAGRPEAAYLVERMVDLAARQTGIDPVELRRRNAIPADRFPYTTPLGFTYDSGDYTAALDRLCQIIDYERARAEQRRAREAGRLQGVGVALYVERAGSQLWESAAASVEPSGRVVVRIGSNPHGQGHETTFSQIAAEVLRIDPDLITVEHGDSALVPRGVGTFGSRSITVGGSALLLVLEKIRTQAAAIAAHLLEAAPADIEWEDGRLFVRGAPRRSVAFADVAAAAYQPGRLPPGMEMGLQASGIFVLPRPVFPFGAYGAVVEIDPETGQVRLLTVAAVDDAGRIVNPLLAEGQVIGGVIQGLGEAFTEVFVYGEDGQPLSASFTEYALLRAADAPVVHSEFRETPSPINPLGAKGVGEAGTIGVLAAVANAVMDALAPLGIRHLDFPLTPARLWAAIRERRSTGWG; this comes from the coding sequence GTGAGCGTGTCCGGCTCGGGCTGGATCGGCCGGCCCGTGCGCCGCCGCGAGGATGGCCGCTACCTGCGGGGCGAGGCCACCTACGTGGCGGACATTGCCCTGCCCCGCATGGCGCACGTGGCCTTCGTGCGCAGTCCGCACGGCCATGCCGTCCTGGGACCGATCGCCACCGCCCGCGCCCTGACCCTGCCCGGCGTCCTCGGCGTGTTCACCGCGGGGGATCTGGCCGATCGCCTCCGTCCCGTTCCTCCCAACGTCGTCGAGGGCGCCACCGTCGCCCCCGTGCCGCATCCGCCGCTGGCCTCAGGACGCGTGCGGTACGTCGGGGAACCGGTGGCGGCTGTGGTCGCCGACACCCCGGCGGCGGCGGAAGACGCGCTGGAAGCCGTCGACGTCGAGTATGCGCCGCTGCCCGTGGTCACCGATCCCCAACGGGCGCTGGAAGGAGCGCCGCCGGTGCACGATGCTGTCCCCGACAACGTCCTCCTCCGGTGGTCGCGGACCGGCGGCGATCCGGATCGGGCCTTCGCCGCCGCCGCGACGGTCGTGCGCCAGACGTTCCGCATCCCGCGGGTGGCCGCCGCCCCGATCGAGGCCCGCGGCGCCGTGGCCGCCTACGATCCGGGCGCCGACCTGCTGACCGTCTGGTGTTCGATGCAGGATCCGCACCGCCCGCGCCACCAGCTCAGCCGGGCGCTCGGCCGGCCGGAGGACCGCATCCGGGTGATCGTGCCCGACGTCGGCGGCGCCTTCGGGAGCAAGGGGTCGCTGCCGGTGGAGATCGCCGTGCTCGCCGCCCTGGCCATCCGCCTGGGCCGCCCTCTGCGCTGGATCGAGAGCCGTCGCGACAATCTGCTGGGCTCCTACCAGGGACGCGGCCTCGATGCCGAGATGGAGATGGCGCTGGACGGGGAAGGGCGCATCCTTGCCGTGCGCGCCAGGCTCGTCGCCGATCTGGGGGCGTACCTCTTCCCGGCCACGCCGGTGCCATCCCTGACCACGGGCATGCTGCTCGTCGGCGCCTACGCCATTCCCCACGCCTCGGTGGAGGTGGTCGGGGTCGCCACCAACAAGGTGCCCACGGGTCCGTACCGCGGGGCGGGCCGGCCCGAGGCCGCCTATCTGGTCGAGCGCATGGTCGATCTCGCCGCCCGGCAGACGGGGATCGATCCCGTCGAGTTGCGGCGGCGCAACGCCATCCCCGCGGACCGCTTCCCCTACACGACCCCGCTCGGCTTCACCTACGACTCCGGCGACTACACCGCGGCGCTGGACCGGCTGTGTCAGATCATCGACTACGAGCGCGCCCGGGCGGAGCAGCGGCGCGCGCGGGAGGCGGGCCGCCTGCAGGGGGTGGGGGTGGCCCTGTACGTGGAGCGGGCCGGGAGCCAGTTGTGGGAGAGCGCGGCCGCCTCGGTCGAGCCGAGCGGACGCGTCGTCGTGCGCATCGGCTCGAATCCCCACGGGCAGGGGCACGAGACCACCTTCAGTCAGATCGCGGCCGAGGTGCTGCGGATCGATCCGGATCTGATCACCGTCGAGCACGGCGACTCGGCCCTCGTGCCCCGGGGAGTGGGCACGTTTGGGAGCCGCTCCATTACGGTGGGCGGATCGGCGCTGCTCCTGGTCCTGGAGAAGATCAGGACGCAGGCCGCCGCCATCGCCGCCCACCTGCTGGAGGCCGCTCCGGCAGACATCGAGTGGGAGGACGGGCGCCTCTTCGTTCGCGGCGCACCCCGGCGCAGCGTGGCCTTTGCCGACGTCGCCGCGGCGGCGTATCAGCCGGGGCGGCTCCCGCCCGGGATGGAGATGGGGCTGCAGGCGTCCGGGATCTTCGTCCTGCCGCGTCCGGTCTTCCCCTTCGGCGCCTACGGCGCCGTCGTCGAGATCGACCCCGAAACGGGCCAGGTGCGCCTGCTCACCGTGGCCGCGGTGGACGACGCCGGCCGGATCGTCAACCCGCTGCTGGCCGAAGGACAGGTGATTGGCGGCGTCATCCAGGGATTGGGAGAAGCCTTCACGGAGGTCTTCGTGTACGGGGAGGACGGGCAGCCCCTCAGCGCCTCCTTCACCGAGTACGCCCTCCTCCGCGCCGCCGACGCGCCCGTCGTGCACAGCGAGTTCCGCGAGACGCCGTCGCCGATCAATCCGCTGGGGGCCAAGGGCGTCGGCGAGGCCGGCACGATCGGTGTCCTGGCCGCGGTGGCGAACGCGGTGATGGACGCCCTGGCGCCGCTGGGTATCCGCCATCTCGACTTCCCGCTGACGCCCGCCCGGCTGTGGGCGGCCATCCGGGAACGACGGAGCACCGGATGGGGGTAG
- a CDS encoding TIGR03560 family F420-dependent LLM class oxidoreductase, with the protein MDVAIMIEGQNGLTWPRWQRIGPLVEALGFAGLYRSDHFTNAVPPDRESLELWTSLTWLATHTRRIPFGPLVTPCSFRHPVMTARMAAAVDDLSGGRLVLGMGAGWQEREHINYGFDLLPLRERMQRFEESLRIVTALFASPDPLTFTGRHYQLRDAVLLPRPRPGGPPVLVGGNGPTRTLPLAARYAVEWNATMQTPEAFRRLSTRLDALLARRNRASHSVVRSLMTGLVFGTSTAQVREKLDRRGRTREELRSRGVLVGTPEEIVTQLRELSAAGVQRIMLQWLDLDDLDGLRALAETVLPHV; encoded by the coding sequence GTGGACGTCGCGATCATGATCGAGGGCCAAAACGGCCTGACCTGGCCGCGCTGGCAGCGGATTGGCCCGCTCGTCGAAGCCCTCGGGTTCGCCGGGCTGTACCGTTCCGACCACTTCACGAATGCCGTCCCGCCGGACCGGGAGTCCCTTGAACTGTGGACGTCGCTGACCTGGCTGGCCACGCATACCCGGCGGATTCCCTTCGGCCCGCTGGTCACCCCCTGTTCCTTCCGCCATCCGGTGATGACGGCGCGGATGGCCGCGGCGGTGGACGACCTGTCCGGCGGCCGGCTGGTGCTGGGCATGGGGGCGGGATGGCAGGAACGGGAACACATCAACTACGGCTTCGACCTGCTCCCGCTGCGGGAGCGGATGCAGCGGTTTGAAGAGTCGCTGCGCATCGTGACCGCGCTGTTCGCCTCCCCGGACCCGCTCACGTTCACCGGCCGGCACTATCAGCTGCGGGATGCGGTGCTGCTTCCCCGGCCGCGCCCGGGCGGCCCGCCGGTGCTGGTGGGGGGGAACGGGCCGACCCGTACCCTGCCCCTGGCCGCGCGGTACGCGGTGGAGTGGAACGCGACGATGCAGACGCCGGAGGCGTTCCGCCGTCTCAGTACTCGCCTGGACGCGCTGCTGGCCCGCCGGAACCGCGCCTCCCACAGCGTCGTCCGGTCGCTGATGACGGGGCTCGTCTTCGGGACTTCCACGGCGCAGGTGCGGGAGAAGCTGGACCGGCGGGGGCGGACGCGCGAGGAGCTGCGCAGCCGGGGCGTTCTGGTGGGAACGCCGGAGGAGATCGTGACGCAGCTGCGCGAGCTCTCCGCCGCCGGCGTGCAGCGCATCATGCTGCAGTGGCTCGACCTGGACGACCTCGACGGGCTGCGCGCCCTGGCCGAAACCGTGCTGCCCCATGTCTGA
- a CDS encoding cupin domain-containing protein has translation MSVPHHRLHESDVGVIGRGPGSKVFHVEEVTELASQHDGRRKKILLNAINTGSPLLVDIVSYAPGGTSPLHFHREIDHFFFVLEGRGRIVINGQDHPLRAGTVVWIAAGDMHKVYADADSPLTFLEYFSRGAHETVFLEQACEWRPDPR, from the coding sequence ATGAGTGTCCCGCACCACCGGCTCCACGAGAGCGACGTGGGGGTCATCGGTCGCGGTCCCGGCTCCAAGGTGTTCCACGTCGAGGAGGTCACCGAGCTCGCCTCGCAGCATGACGGCCGGCGGAAGAAGATCCTGCTGAATGCGATCAACACCGGCTCGCCGCTCCTGGTCGACATCGTCTCCTACGCCCCGGGCGGGACCTCGCCGCTGCACTTCCATCGGGAGATCGATCACTTCTTCTTTGTCCTGGAGGGGCGGGGGCGCATCGTGATCAACGGGCAGGACCATCCGCTGCGGGCCGGGACCGTGGTGTGGATCGCCGCGGGGGACATGCACAAAGTGTACGCCGACGCGGACAGCCCTTTGACCTTCCTGGAATACTTCTCCCGCGGCGCGCACGAGACGGTCTTCCTGGAACAGGCCTGCGAGTGGCGCCCCGATCCACGGTGA
- a CDS encoding PspC domain-containing protein — translation MARLQKSARNRILFGVAGGLAEYFHADPAIFRVVFILLTFASGIGVLLYLILALLMARPESATTRPLEVVKDNLRTAPRETTEAGRRFLQLLRGPAPEGGAAERPEEPMGERDATR, via the coding sequence ATGGCACGATTGCAGAAAAGCGCGCGCAACCGGATCCTGTTCGGGGTGGCCGGCGGGTTGGCCGAGTACTTCCACGCCGATCCGGCCATCTTCCGCGTGGTGTTCATCCTTCTGACCTTCGCCAGTGGCATCGGGGTGCTGCTCTACCTGATCCTGGCCCTGCTCATGGCGCGGCCGGAGAGCGCGACGACGCGGCCGCTGGAGGTCGTCAAGGACAACCTGCGGACGGCGCCGCGGGAGACCACGGAGGCGGGCCGCCGCTTCCTCCAGCTCCTCCGCGGTCCCGCGCCGGAGGGCGGAGCGGCGGAGCGGCCGGAGGAGCCGATGGGAGAGCGCGACGCCACCCGGTAG
- a CDS encoding zinc ribbon domain-containing protein, producing the protein MLCRTCGRMNRDEDLYCGSCGQKLLRARVCAACGAKNRHDSAFCGTCGAALPEDAAACRHCGQALAPRDHFCPHCGHQVAPGHLCDRCHTFNRPEARFCAACGAALVLRVAG; encoded by the coding sequence ATGCTCTGTCGCACCTGTGGCCGGATGAACCGGGACGAGGACCTGTACTGCGGAAGCTGCGGCCAGAAGCTCCTCCGCGCCCGGGTCTGCGCCGCTTGCGGTGCCAAGAACCGCCACGACAGCGCCTTCTGCGGCACGTGCGGCGCCGCCCTTCCCGAAGACGCCGCCGCCTGCCGGCACTGCGGGCAGGCGCTGGCCCCCCGCGACCACTTCTGCCCCCACTGCGGCCACCAGGTTGCCCCCGGTCACCTGTGCGACCGCTGCCACACCTTCAACCGCCCGGAGGCCCGCTTCTGCGCCGCCTGCGGCGCCGCCCTCGTCCTCCGCGTCGCCGGCTAG
- a CDS encoding DUF5668 domain-containing protein, whose protein sequence is MERRRSVAGIGLILLVLGLMFLLSSLGYGRWLAWSRWWPLILIALGIWLLVRREAPGPPVPASAPPTLPVPSDAAAPAETTPPGGPIAAQSAQQRRRSPTGAIILIGIGAAFLLQRWVGGHIFPAVVLIAIGIALLLRDRPVS, encoded by the coding sequence ATGGAACGGCGACGATCGGTTGCGGGCATCGGGCTCATCCTGCTCGTGCTGGGGCTGATGTTCCTGCTGAGCAGCCTCGGATACGGCCGGTGGCTCGCGTGGTCCCGCTGGTGGCCGCTGATCCTGATCGCCCTGGGGATCTGGCTGCTGGTGCGACGGGAAGCCCCCGGGCCGCCCGTGCCGGCCTCTGCTCCGCCGACGTTGCCCGTGCCGTCGGATGCCGCCGCTCCCGCGGAGACCACTCCGCCCGGCGGACCGATCGCGGCGCAGTCCGCGCAGCAGAGGAGACGGTCTCCTACCGGGGCCATCATCCTGATCGGCATCGGTGCGGCGTTCCTGCTCCAGAGGTGGGTCGGCGGGCACATCTTCCCGGCCGTCGTGCTCATCGCCATCGGCATCGCCCTCCTCCTGCGCGATCGCCCGGTCTCATGA